A part of Camelus bactrianus isolate YW-2024 breed Bactrian camel chromosome 7, ASM4877302v1, whole genome shotgun sequence genomic DNA contains:
- the LOC105072097 gene encoding olfactory receptor 10AC1-like, translating to MDSPSNATAPCGFLLQGFAEFPHMRPVLFLLLLAVHLATLSGNLLILVAVASVPSRPPMLLFLCQLSAIELCYTLVVVPRSLADLASPGLGQGSPISFLGCAVQMQMFVALGGAECFLLAAMAYDRYVAICHPLRYAAVVTPGLCAWLALACCLGGLVVSVGLTVAVFHLPFCGSCLLVHFFCDITALLHLACTQSYAEELPLLGACLVLLLLPSVLILASYGAIAAALSRLHSPGGRRKAASTCASHLAVTFLHYGCATFMYVRPKASYSPRQGRTLALVYTNVTPLLYPFIYSLRNREITTAIRRVLGQWQPCQAPGQGLCPDSR from the coding sequence ATGGACAGCCCCAGCAATGCCACTGCGCCCTGTGGGTTTCTCCTGCAGGGTTTTGCCGAGTTCCCACACATGAGACCTGTgctcttcctgctgctgctggccgTGCACCTGGCCACCCTGAGCGGGAACCTGCTCATCCTGGTGGCCGTGGCCTCGGTGCCCAGCCGGCCACCCATGCTACTCTTCCTGTGCCAGCTGTCAGCCATCGAGCTCTGCTACACGTTGGTGGTGGTGCCCCGCTCCCTGGCCGACCTGGCCTCGCCCGGCCTCGGCCAAGGCAGCCCCATCTCCTTCCTGGGCTGCGCTGTTCAGATGCAGATGTTCGTGGCTCTGGGCGGGGCCGAGTGCTTCCTGCTGGCTgccatggcctatgaccgctacgtggccatctgccACCCTCTGCGCTACGCAGCCGTGGTGACCCCCGGGCTGTGCGCGTGGCTGGCCCTGGCCTGCTGCCTTGGGGGACTGGTGGTGTCCGTGGGGCTCACGGTGGCCGTCTTCCACCTGCCTTTCTGTGGCTCCTGCCTGCTAGTGCATTTCTTCTGCGACATCACGGCGCTGCTGCACCTGGCCTGCACACAGAGCTATGCCGAAGAGCTGCCCCTGCTGGGCGCCTgcctggtgctgctgctgctgccctcgGTGCTCATCCTGGCCTCCTATGGCGCCATCGCAGCTGCCCTAAGCCGCCTGCACTCCCCAGGAGGCCGGCGCAAGGCCGCCTCCACCTGCGCCTCGCACCTGGCCGTCACTTTCCTCCACTATGGCTGCGCCACCTTCATGTACGTGCGGCCCAAGGCCAGCTACTCCCCGCGGCAGGGCCGCACGCTGGCGCTGGTCTACACCAACGTCACGCCGCTGCTCTACCCATTCATCTACAGCCTGCGCAACCGTGAGATCACCACCGCCATCCGCAGGGTGCTGGGACAGTGGCAGCCTTGCCAAGCCCCAGGTCAGGGTCTGTGTCCTGACAGCAGGTAG